A region of Moorena producens PAL-8-15-08-1 DNA encodes the following proteins:
- a CDS encoding tetratricopeptide repeat protein, whose product MTTNQLLESNLESLINTAAQNHQLGKLDEAESIYRQVIQIQGDNQGEEKLLSKPYNVIAIANLASIFEEKNKLEEAVGFYQQALTLKPDFAEVHNNLGNIFWSQGELEKAVQSYQEAIRVKPDYALAHNNLGNLFHNQGKLGEAVHCYQEAIRVKPDYAQAYCNLGNVLQVQAKLDAARESYQEAIKLKADCFQAHNNLGTILQKQGKLDAARESYQEAIRLKPDYADAHNNLGTILQKQGKLEEAIQSYQEAIRFKPDFAEVYNNLGNTLHEQCKLEEALQSYQQALSINPNLAEAKLAMCVCQIPIIYSSVDEIKVTRNNYQASLKKLADSYTQSDTELSPRELLSAANAVGAFQPFYLAYQGLNNRELQEIYGQMICQIMSQCYPRWSHKIPLPNLAPHEKVRIGVISEFFWDHSNWKIPIKGWVENIDRSNFELFGYHTGLKQDKETAIAAKSFVKFIQGSLTIEEWCEVITKDKLHILIFPEFGMSPTTVKLGCLRLAPIQMTSWGHPDTSGMPTIDYYLSSDLMEAENAQEHYSERLVRLPNLSIHYTPLEITPEAIAKKDIGLDDDEIMFWCCQSLYKYLPDYDDVFPRIAKELAGRCKFVFIKYVKSDQVTEIFTQRLRDAFNKFGFDYTDYCIFLPFLDNSRFAGTSAIADVFLDSIGWSGCNSSLESIAHNIPLVTFPGDLMRGRHTIAILKMMGLEETIAKSKEDYVKIAVRLGQDAQYRQYISDQVAENKHKLYGDLKPVRALEDFLLNVVHKPRQFAMETVSEALQIAVQHRQANRLNKAVQLYYKILEQQPNHPEALYGLGVLAQQTGQYDTAEKLLRATVEAEPNSVKGWFSLGNLCQGQGQLSDSVECYQRVLTIQPNLVPVYNNLGYALQQQGNWDDAIASYQQALEIQPTCTEADVNLGNALHAQGKLSLEKQAHYAQLNHELGVTRQKAGDLTNAVAYYRQAVAMQSDLLSAHYNLGVVLQDQGEFEHAIASYQKVLELNPSYGEVYFNLGRIYQTQKQLNEAASAYRQGLMLVNPRYGKVVNPDNGSDNGSTVSPETLTPPQVEQPDVTIGGYQFPGIPSVSVSEDKRPFWTVIIPLYNRTDYLLECLASVLAQWQGEEEMEILVMDNASTPPLYDLVNSIGGGVVRYYRNPENIGARRNFNLGIALSRGQWIHVLPEDEYVLPGFYSRLKKSLETCSDSVGAAFTGYENINEKGKIIFSQQVYGKDTGIHQDWLWKIGTSNVLNPCAVVIRRSTHEHLGCYDPGNTYTPDWELYKRIASFYDWWYEGDILARYREHDNNMTSELILSGAQATSIRLGIEISESYLPAEHCAAITANARNHYFNYCLEHMVIPLKTGNLAGAFRLLQEALKIDPSPQAVEKLFTWLTKAEAAPLRDEIASKLRSIMLNHSSESFYFAYP is encoded by the coding sequence ATGACTACCAACCAATTGTTAGAATCAAACCTTGAATCTCTAATCAATACAGCTGCTCAAAATCATCAGTTGGGTAAATTAGATGAGGCTGAATCTATCTACAGACAGGTAATACAGATTCAGGGGGATAATCAGGGTGAGGAAAAGCTTTTATCGAAGCCCTATAACGTGATAGCAATTGCTAATCTGGCAAGTATATTTGAGGAAAAAAATAAACTAGAGGAAGCGGTAGGCTTCTACCAACAAGCTTTAACCCTAAAACCTGACTTTGCTGAAGTTCATAACAATTTGGGAAATATCTTCTGGTCACAAGGAGAGTTAGAGAAAGCGGTACAGTCTTACCAAGAAGCGATTAGGGTTAAACCTGACTATGCTCTGGCTCATAACAATTTAGGAAATTTGTTTCATAATCAGGGTAAGTTAGGGGAAGCGGTACATTGCTACCAAGAAGCGATTAGGGTTAAACCTGACTATGCTCAGGCTTATTGTAATCTGGGAAATGTACTGCAGGTACAGGCCAAGTTAGATGCCGCACGAGAGTCCTACCAGGAAGCGATTAAGCTTAAAGCGGATTGTTTTCAGGCTCATAACAATTTGGGAACAATACTCCAAAAACAGGGCAAGTTAGATGCGGCAAGAGAGTCTTACCAAGAAGCAATTAGGCTTAAACCTGACTATGCTGACGCTCATAACAATTTGGGAACAATACTCCAAAAACAGGGCAAGTTAGAGGAAGCGATACAGTCCTATCAGGAAGCGATTAGGTTTAAACCTGATTTTGCTGAGGTTTATAACAATTTAGGAAATACACTCCACGAACAGTGCAAGCTAGAAGAAGCCCTACAGTCTTACCAGCAAGCATTAAGTATTAACCCTAACTTGGCTGAAGCTAAACTGGCCATGTGCGTGTGTCAGATTCCGATCATTTATTCAAGTGTTGATGAAATCAAGGTAACGCGAAATAATTACCAAGCTAGTCTCAAAAAATTAGCGGATAGCTATACACAGAGCGATACAGAGCTAAGTCCAAGGGAACTGCTAAGTGCCGCTAATGCGGTGGGAGCCTTTCAGCCTTTTTATCTGGCCTATCAAGGGTTAAATAACCGAGAGTTACAGGAAATTTATGGACAAATGATTTGCCAGATCATGTCCCAGTGCTATCCCCGGTGGAGCCATAAAATTCCTCTACCAAATTTAGCACCTCATGAAAAAGTTCGGATTGGGGTTATTTCAGAATTCTTTTGGGATCATTCTAATTGGAAAATACCGATTAAGGGCTGGGTAGAAAATATAGATAGATCGAATTTTGAACTATTTGGTTATCACACAGGGTTAAAACAGGATAAGGAAACAGCAATAGCCGCGAAATCATTTGTAAAATTTATTCAAGGTTCTTTGACTATCGAAGAATGGTGTGAGGTAATTACAAAAGATAAATTACACATCCTTATTTTTCCGGAATTCGGGATGTCCCCCACTACAGTTAAGTTGGGTTGTTTAAGACTGGCTCCGATTCAAATGACATCTTGGGGACATCCGGATACTAGTGGGATGCCGACGATTGACTATTACTTGAGTAGTGATTTAATGGAGGCAGAAAATGCTCAAGAGCATTATAGTGAGAGGTTAGTTAGATTACCGAATCTCTCTATCCATTACACCCCTTTGGAAATTACACCAGAAGCGATCGCTAAAAAGGATATAGGCTTAGATGATGATGAGATTATGTTCTGGTGTTGCCAATCGTTATATAAATATTTACCTGACTATGATGATGTATTTCCTCGAATTGCTAAGGAGTTAGCTGGTCGGTGTAAGTTTGTATTTATTAAATATGTTAAAAGTGATCAGGTTACTGAGATATTTACCCAGCGTTTAAGGGATGCTTTTAATAAATTTGGCTTCGATTATACAGACTACTGCATATTTTTGCCATTTCTGGATAACAGCAGGTTTGCTGGAACCTCAGCGATAGCGGATGTATTCTTGGATAGCATTGGTTGGTCTGGATGTAACTCTAGTTTGGAATCTATTGCCCATAATATTCCGCTTGTGACATTCCCAGGAGATTTGATGCGTGGTCGGCATACGATAGCAATTCTAAAAATGATGGGTCTGGAAGAGACAATTGCTAAGAGTAAAGAGGATTATGTGAAAATTGCGGTACGGTTGGGTCAAGATGCTCAATATCGTCAATACATATCTGATCAAGTTGCTGAAAATAAGCATAAGTTATATGGTGACTTAAAACCGGTAAGAGCATTAGAAGATTTTCTATTAAATGTAGTCCATAAACCAAGACAATTTGCGATGGAAACTGTTTCTGAAGCACTACAAATTGCTGTTCAACATCGTCAAGCCAATCGCTTAAACAAGGCTGTACAGCTTTACTATAAGATTTTGGAACAACAGCCTAATCATCCGGAAGCCTTATATGGCTTAGGGGTGCTGGCACAGCAAACAGGTCAGTATGATACTGCCGAGAAGTTGTTGAGAGCTACTGTGGAAGCGGAGCCGAATTCTGTTAAGGGCTGGTTCAGTTTAGGTAATTTGTGCCAAGGTCAAGGTCAGTTGTCTGACTCGGTGGAGTGTTACCAACGAGTTTTAACAATACAGCCGAACTTAGTACCGGTTTACAACAACCTTGGGTATGCTCTACAACAACAAGGTAATTGGGACGATGCGATCGCATCTTATCAACAAGCTTTGGAGATTCAGCCTACCTGCACTGAAGCTGATGTGAATTTGGGCAATGCACTCCACGCTCAAGGGAAGCTTTCCCTAGAAAAACAAGCACACTACGCACAGTTGAACCATGAGCTAGGGGTTACCCGGCAAAAGGCAGGAGATTTGACTAATGCTGTGGCTTACTATCGGCAAGCGGTCGCCATGCAGTCAGATTTGCTAAGCGCTCATTACAATTTGGGAGTGGTGCTTCAAGACCAAGGTGAGTTTGAACATGCGATCGCATCTTATCAGAAGGTTCTGGAGCTCAATCCTAGTTATGGGGAAGTCTACTTTAACTTAGGCAGGATTTACCAAACTCAGAAGCAATTAAACGAGGCAGCATCTGCTTATCGACAAGGGCTAATGCTAGTCAATCCCCGGTATGGGAAAGTAGTAAATCCTGACAACGGTTCTGACAACGGTTCTACAGTATCTCCTGAGACACTAACACCACCCCAGGTAGAACAACCAGACGTTACTATTGGCGGATATCAGTTTCCAGGGATTCCGAGCGTATCGGTAAGTGAAGACAAACGACCCTTTTGGACAGTAATTATTCCCTTATATAACCGTACTGACTATCTTCTGGAATGTCTGGCGAGTGTGTTGGCTCAATGGCAGGGCGAGGAGGAGATGGAAATTTTGGTTATGGATAATGCCAGCACACCTCCTCTATACGATTTGGTGAATTCGATTGGGGGAGGGGTAGTTCGCTACTACCGCAATCCAGAAAATATCGGTGCGCGACGCAATTTTAATCTTGGTATTGCCCTCAGTCGCGGTCAGTGGATTCATGTGCTTCCTGAAGATGAATATGTTCTTCCAGGTTTTTATTCCCGCTTGAAGAAGAGTCTAGAAACATGTAGTGATTCTGTGGGAGCAGCATTTACGGGTTATGAAAATATCAATGAGAAAGGAAAGATAATTTTCTCCCAACAAGTGTATGGAAAAGATACGGGTATCCATCAAGATTGGCTGTGGAAGATTGGCACTTCTAATGTCTTGAATCCTTGTGCAGTTGTGATTCGTCGCTCTACTCATGAACATCTGGGGTGTTACGATCCGGGGAACACGTATACTCCTGATTGGGAACTTTATAAGCGTATTGCTAGTTTTTATGATTGGTGGTACGAAGGCGATATTTTGGCACGTTACCGTGAGCATGATAATAATATGACCAGTGAACTGATATTATCTGGAGCTCAAGCAACGTCTATCCGCCTGGGGATTGAAATTTCCGAGAGCTATCTTCCTGCTGAGCATTGTGCAGCAATTACAGCCAACGCTCGTAACCATTACTTTAATTATTGTCTAGAACATATGGTAATTCCCCTAAAGACTGGGAATCTTGCTGGTGCATTTCGTCTGCTTCAAGAGGCGCTCAAAATTGATCCGTCTCCTCAAGCTGTAGAGAAACTATTTACTTGGCTGACTAAAGCGGAAGCTGCTCCCCTACGGGATGAGATTGCTTCAAAGTTGCGCTCGATTATGTTGAATCATAGTTCAGAAAGTTTTTACTTTGCTTATCCCTAG
- a CDS encoding helix-turn-helix domain-containing protein codes for MKHCVGTTEAASLLGISSRRLRQLLEKGRVRGAYKSGKFWIIPLFKHLPQITKATRGPKGKWRTSRPPALATINVNRNRIGSNNGKPPQDRQPVISVKRSGNNLYGNQIEILGPCRIVYQPDHPLRCGARLWIETFSDVHFIGGSFPASV; via the coding sequence ATGAAACACTGCGTTGGTACTACCGAAGCCGCATCTCTCTTAGGTATTTCTTCTCGACGATTGCGCCAACTCCTGGAGAAGGGTAGGGTCAGGGGTGCCTATAAAAGTGGTAAATTCTGGATTATTCCTCTTTTCAAGCACCTACCACAAATCACCAAAGCTACCCGTGGACCCAAGGGCAAATGGCGTACCAGTCGTCCTCCCGCTCTAGCCACCATCAATGTCAACCGTAATCGGATTGGCAGCAACAATGGTAAACCGCCCCAAGACCGTCAGCCAGTGATTTCGGTAAAACGAAGCGGCAACAATCTATACGGCAACCAGATCGAAATCCTTGGTCCATGTCGGATTGTCTATCAGCCCGATCATCCACTGCGTTGTGGTGCTCGTCTATGGATCGAAACCTTCAGTGATGTTCATTTCATTGGTGGTAGTTTTCCCGCTAGTGTCTGA
- a CDS encoding Rpn family recombination-promoting nuclease/putative transposase, producing the protein MRFISPKIDYVFKKIFGSKESKNILISFLNAIIYNGEPIIQSLTIINPYNPGQVLTLKDTYLDIKAVLADGEIVLIEMQVSSMTGFSKRVLYNMVKGYVNQLKTAEDYIRLKPVIAVTITDFILFDGTQQIINQFVFQEKTEKFECLEEELQLIFIELPKFQKKLSELETLADKWIYFLKEASSLDNIPPSLGEVSEIESALNLANQAGMTPEELEIADRRAMALQDERGKITYAEEIGKEIGKEIGRKKEAIALIMRQLKKRFGEIDTKTISKIEKLTIEELENLGEDFLDFNNITDLENWLN; encoded by the coding sequence ATGAGATTTATCAGCCCAAAAATAGATTATGTCTTCAAAAAAATATTTGGTTCCAAAGAAAGTAAAAATATATTAATTAGTTTCCTCAATGCTATTATTTACAATGGCGAACCAATCATTCAATCTTTAACCATTATTAATCCCTATAATCCCGGTCAAGTGTTGACTTTAAAAGACACTTATTTGGATATAAAAGCAGTGTTAGCGGATGGAGAAATTGTCCTAATTGAAATGCAAGTCTCATCCATGACTGGTTTTAGCAAACGGGTACTTTATAATATGGTGAAAGGATATGTTAATCAGTTAAAAACAGCAGAGGACTATATTCGTCTTAAACCTGTTATAGCTGTCACAATTACGGATTTTATTTTGTTTGACGGAACTCAGCAAATTATTAATCAATTTGTGTTTCAAGAAAAAACCGAAAAGTTTGAATGTCTGGAAGAGGAATTGCAGTTAATATTTATAGAATTACCGAAATTCCAGAAAAAACTATCAGAATTAGAGACTTTAGCCGATAAATGGATTTATTTCCTCAAAGAAGCGTCTAGTCTCGATAACATTCCTCCTTCTTTAGGAGAAGTATCAGAGATAGAATCAGCGTTAAATCTTGCTAATCAAGCTGGTATGACACCAGAAGAATTAGAAATTGCCGATCGCCGTGCTATGGCATTACAAGATGAAAGAGGTAAAATAACTTATGCTGAAGAAATAGGAAAGGAAATCGGCAAAGAAATAGGAAGAAAAAAAGAAGCGATCGCCTTAATAATGCGTCAACTGAAAAAGCGTTTTGGGGAAATTGATACAAAAACCATTAGCAAAATAGAAAAGTTAACAATTGAAGAGTTGGAAAATTTGGGAGAAGACTTCTTAGATTTCAATAACATAACGGATTTAGAAAATTGGCTTAACTAG
- a CDS encoding FAD-dependent oxidoreductase, translating to MIDLRSRYAIDTYDIVVVGAGPVGLATAIGLQQRGISNFIVLDQTRAFRRVGQVIDLLPNGLKALNYIGHSAYEAVKKTGMEFLKKAQANQNPETTISKQKLPKTSPQWVVKNFKGEQIHSFSLSYEDWFKDYREGRLSISWYDLQTTLRQQLPVEQVKANHRCINVVDEGNTGYVRLDFVSDAAIEANPYAHWSNRQNDQDTVSFNSEHSGQQFKKKSIRARLVVAADGINSTIRRIVYKGSKR from the coding sequence ATGATTGACCTACGGTCACGCTACGCGATCGACACTTATGATATTGTTGTAGTTGGTGCTGGTCCAGTGGGATTAGCTACTGCCATTGGCTTACAGCAGCGAGGTATCTCTAATTTTATAGTCCTTGATCAAACTCGTGCCTTTCGTCGAGTTGGTCAGGTTATCGATCTTCTGCCTAATGGATTAAAAGCGCTTAACTACATAGGGCATTCTGCTTACGAAGCCGTTAAAAAAACGGGTATGGAGTTTTTGAAGAAAGCGCAAGCCAATCAAAATCCCGAAACAACCATCAGCAAACAAAAACTACCTAAGACTTCTCCTCAATGGGTTGTCAAAAATTTTAAGGGAGAGCAAATTCATTCTTTTTCTCTTAGCTATGAGGATTGGTTCAAGGATTATAGAGAAGGTCGATTATCAATTTCTTGGTACGATTTACAGACCACTCTCAGACAGCAACTTCCCGTGGAACAGGTTAAAGCAAATCATCGTTGTATCAATGTTGTTGATGAAGGAAACACCGGATATGTTCGGCTAGATTTTGTTTCTGATGCAGCCATAGAAGCAAATCCCTATGCTCATTGGTCAAACAGACAGAACGATCAGGATACAGTCTCCTTCAATTCAGAGCATAGTGGCCAACAATTTAAAAAAAAATCAATCCGGGCTAGGCTAGTTGTTGCTGCAGATGGGATAAACTCTACCATTCGTCGGATTGTTTATAAAGGATCTAAACGCTGA
- a CDS encoding RNA-guided endonuclease InsQ/TnpB family protein, producing the protein MIILEFKAKGKKHQYFAIDEAIRTVKFIRNSCLRYWMDNKGVNKFDLNKYSAVLAKKFPFANELNSTARQSSAERAWSSVVRFFDNCKKKIPGKKGFPRFQKHCRSVEYKQSGWKLSPDQKSIIFSDKKGIGKLKLKGTWDLWRFDKKQIKRVRIVKRADGYYVQFCVSVDVVEELEPSKSTVGLDVGLKEFYTDSDGNSEPNPRFYRTGEKRLKFCQRRVSRKKKGSFNRRKAVNKLGRQHLKISRQREEHAKRLARCVIRSNDLVAYEDLRVKNLVKNHCLAKSINDAGWYQFRKWLEHFGTKFGRVTVAVNPAYTSQNCSECGEVVKKSLSTRTHVCKCGCKLDRDHNAAINILKRALGTVGHTGTWVIDPNASGESTSTLSGSGLIEQVDSLIEESPRL; encoded by the coding sequence ATGATTATTCTAGAGTTCAAAGCAAAAGGGAAAAAGCATCAATATTTTGCTATCGATGAAGCTATCCGGACTGTAAAGTTTATTCGCAACAGTTGCCTCAGGTACTGGATGGATAACAAAGGAGTTAACAAGTTTGACCTTAATAAATACAGCGCAGTCCTTGCTAAAAAATTCCCCTTTGCTAATGAGCTGAACTCTACTGCTCGTCAGTCTAGCGCTGAAAGGGCATGGTCATCCGTTGTGCGATTCTTTGATAATTGCAAGAAAAAAATACCTGGAAAGAAAGGGTTTCCCCGCTTCCAAAAACACTGTAGATCTGTTGAGTACAAACAGTCAGGATGGAAATTGTCCCCTGACCAAAAGTCAATAATATTCAGTGACAAGAAAGGGATAGGAAAACTCAAGCTCAAAGGCACCTGGGACTTGTGGCGCTTCGACAAAAAGCAAATTAAGAGAGTTCGGATAGTCAAAAGAGCTGATGGTTATTATGTTCAGTTCTGCGTCTCCGTTGACGTAGTCGAAGAACTGGAGCCATCTAAAAGTACTGTCGGACTGGATGTAGGACTGAAAGAGTTCTACACTGATTCTGATGGAAATTCTGAACCCAATCCTAGGTTTTACAGAACTGGGGAAAAGCGATTAAAGTTTTGTCAGCGCCGGGTTTCCCGGAAAAAGAAAGGCTCATTCAATCGCAGAAAAGCGGTTAATAAATTAGGCAGACAGCACCTTAAAATAAGTAGGCAGCGTGAAGAACATGCAAAGAGACTTGCACGTTGCGTAATCCGGTCTAACGACCTGGTTGCCTACGAAGATTTAAGAGTCAAAAACCTAGTAAAAAATCACTGTCTGGCTAAGTCTATTAATGATGCTGGTTGGTATCAATTTAGGAAATGGTTAGAGCATTTTGGAACTAAGTTTGGCCGGGTCACAGTTGCAGTGAATCCCGCCTATACTAGCCAAAACTGCTCTGAATGCGGCGAAGTGGTCAAGAAGTCACTATCAACTAGGACTCATGTCTGTAAGTGTGGTTGCAAACTTGATAGAGACCACAACGCTGCAATTAACATCCTAAAACGAGCCTTGGGTACGGTGGGGCACACCGGAACCTGGGTCATTGACCCAAACGCTTCAGGAGAATCGACCTCTACTCTTTCTGGTTCCGGCCTGATTGAGCAAGTTGACTCGTTGATTGAAGAATCCCCGCGTCTTTAG
- a CDS encoding FAD-dependent oxidoreductase, with translation MIALALRELENANFPKALTQLVALSPPVKIKSRPYYIHRVETLSPWSSGRVILVGDAAHGMPPFMAQGANQGLEDALVVATFIANIVQKNNLDNIQAIANACLNYESLRRPLMEKIQQATLNRIPYSNKQAWHDYQQLVYCRNFDQLLERCNHLAVSSQQSAVSSQQSDKG, from the coding sequence TTGATTGCTTTAGCATTGCGAGAGTTGGAAAACGCTAATTTTCCCAAAGCTCTCACACAATTAGTGGCGTTATCTCCTCCTGTCAAAATCAAATCCCGTCCCTATTACATTCACCGTGTAGAAACTCTATCTCCCTGGAGTTCAGGTAGAGTTATCTTAGTGGGTGATGCTGCCCATGGGATGCCTCCTTTCATGGCTCAAGGGGCTAATCAAGGATTGGAAGATGCTCTGGTTGTAGCTACCTTTATCGCTAATATTGTACAGAAAAATAATCTTGATAATATCCAAGCAATCGCCAATGCTTGCCTTAACTACGAATCTCTTCGTCGTCCCTTAATGGAGAAGATTCAACAAGCAACATTGAACCGAATTCCCTACAGTAACAAACAAGCATGGCATGACTACCAACAATTGGTATATTGTCGGAATTTTGACCAATTGCTGGAGCGATGTAACCATTTAGCAGTCAGCAGTCAGCAGTCAGCAGTCAGCAGTCAGCAGTCAGACAAAGGCTGA
- the larE gene encoding ATP-dependent sacrificial sulfur transferase LarE has translation MLEQKLKQLKTIFAEMERALIAYSGGVDSTLVAKIAYDVLSDRVIAVTAESPSLLPEELEDARIQAATIGITHEVVQTHEMDNPNYTSNPVNRCYFCKSELHDTLKPLALERGYPYVVDGVNGDDLRDYRPGIQAAKERGARSPLAEVGVTKAEVRQLSKQLGLPWWDKPAQPCLSSRFPYGEMITVAKLQRVGRAEIYLRKLGFSNLRVRSEGDTARIELLPEEIKEFVVTTDLPKLVAEFQELGFVYVTLDLEGYRSGKLNQVLSQDVISMQAL, from the coding sequence ATGCTAGAGCAGAAACTCAAGCAATTAAAAACTATATTTGCTGAGATGGAACGGGCTTTGATTGCCTATTCTGGGGGAGTTGATAGCACCCTAGTTGCTAAAATTGCTTACGATGTTTTAAGCGATCGCGTAATAGCGGTCACTGCTGAATCCCCGTCACTATTACCAGAAGAATTAGAAGACGCTCGCATCCAAGCCGCTACCATTGGCATTACCCATGAGGTTGTCCAAACCCATGAGATGGATAATCCCAACTATACCTCTAACCCGGTCAATCGCTGTTATTTTTGCAAAAGTGAACTCCACGACACTCTCAAACCTCTAGCCCTGGAGCGAGGCTATCCTTATGTAGTCGATGGGGTGAATGGGGATGATTTAAGGGACTATCGTCCAGGGATTCAGGCGGCCAAGGAACGAGGTGCGCGATCGCCTTTAGCGGAAGTGGGGGTAACTAAGGCGGAAGTGCGCCAACTCTCGAAACAATTAGGATTGCCCTGGTGGGATAAACCTGCCCAACCTTGTCTGAGTTCTCGCTTTCCCTATGGGGAAATGATTACAGTGGCTAAGTTACAACGGGTAGGACGAGCAGAGATCTATTTACGGAAGTTAGGTTTCTCGAATTTGAGGGTTCGTTCAGAAGGAGATACCGCACGAATTGAGTTACTACCGGAAGAGATTAAGGAATTTGTGGTAACAACAGATTTACCGAAGTTAGTGGCAGAGTTTCAGGAGTTAGGTTTTGTCTATGTGACCCTGGATTTAGAAGGATATCGCAGTGGTAAATTAAATCAAGTTTTGAGTCAAGATGTGATTAGTATGCAAGCTTTATAA
- a CDS encoding ABC transporter permease: MSLARIWAIAANGFREVIRDRVLYLIGFFALALGISLRLLPEVAATTQDKIFLDLGLAGMGILGVIVSVFVGTGLINKEIEKRTVLVLIPKPLSRAEFIIGKHLGLSGVLAVLVVAMTAIYLLGLRASSIEYPVVSILVSVVYQFLELSLITAVALMFGVFTSSLLATLLTFGVYMMGHLSRDLVELSKLSENPGIERMTQTLYLVIPDLSRLNLKNDAVYGVLPPFPELFLNGIYGLLYIVLLLAIAILIFWQREF; encoded by the coding sequence GTGAGTTTGGCAAGAATTTGGGCGATCGCAGCTAATGGTTTTCGGGAAGTGATACGCGATCGCGTTTTATATCTGATTGGCTTTTTTGCCCTAGCCCTAGGCATATCCCTGAGGCTGTTACCTGAGGTAGCAGCAACCACACAAGACAAAATTTTTCTGGATTTGGGTCTAGCTGGGATGGGTATCCTGGGTGTAATCGTGTCAGTATTTGTTGGTACCGGGTTGATTAACAAGGAAATCGAAAAGCGTACTGTCTTAGTGTTAATTCCCAAGCCTCTAAGTCGTGCTGAATTTATCATTGGCAAACACTTAGGGTTATCGGGTGTATTGGCTGTGCTGGTTGTGGCTATGACTGCCATTTATCTGCTGGGCTTACGTGCCTCTAGTATTGAATACCCTGTGGTTAGCATCCTGGTTTCGGTGGTTTACCAATTTCTAGAACTGTCTCTAATCACAGCAGTAGCGCTGATGTTTGGTGTGTTTACTAGTTCACTGCTAGCAACCTTACTGACCTTTGGGGTTTATATGATGGGACACTTGAGCCGTGATTTAGTGGAGTTAAGCAAGTTGAGCGAAAACCCTGGCATTGAGCGGATGACTCAAACCCTATACTTGGTGATCCCGGATTTATCACGGCTCAATTTAAAGAATGATGCAGTGTATGGTGTCTTACCCCCGTTCCCAGAACTGTTTTTAAATGGAATTTATGGATTACTGTACATCGTGCTGCTGTTAGCGATCGCTATCCTAATATTCTGGCAACGGGAGTTTTGA
- a CDS encoding CPBP family intramembrane glutamic endopeptidase encodes MFILALLLLWLPIAAPIYLIGSDPNSVTILTMGLMFGVFLYLVRVWGRKVYRQPGLLKKYGLRLTAQNALELIRGLGLGLLMTLSLFGLQGWLGWVVFQTPALPWSRLIVEGLISALAIGFAEELVFRGWLLDELQRDYSFKTSQWIGAIAFALLHFLKPIPEMIRGLPRFPSLLLLGLILIWAKRSTQGRLGLSIGLHAGLVWGYYIIDVGQLVVYSDKVAPWITGINRDPTAGIMGLLFLGLVAWWMKRNHYSN; translated from the coding sequence ATGTTTATACTAGCTTTGCTGTTGCTTTGGTTACCCATAGCAGCACCAATATACTTAATTGGTAGCGACCCAAACTCCGTGACAATCCTGACTATGGGGCTAATGTTCGGGGTATTTCTGTACTTAGTCCGAGTTTGGGGAAGGAAGGTTTATCGCCAGCCAGGACTGTTAAAAAAATATGGTTTGCGCCTAACAGCCCAAAACGCTCTTGAGTTAATCAGAGGACTAGGTCTAGGTCTGTTAATGACTCTTAGTCTTTTTGGATTACAAGGGTGGCTGGGTTGGGTAGTATTCCAAACCCCTGCACTCCCATGGTCACGGCTGATTGTAGAGGGATTAATCAGTGCTTTGGCCATAGGCTTCGCTGAAGAATTGGTGTTTCGGGGTTGGTTGCTTGATGAGTTGCAACGGGATTATAGTTTTAAGACATCACAGTGGATTGGTGCGATCGCATTTGCGCTACTGCATTTCCTTAAACCAATTCCAGAGATGATTCGCGGCTTACCGAGATTTCCCAGTTTATTGCTGCTAGGGTTAATCCTGATTTGGGCAAAGCGATCCACTCAAGGAAGGCTAGGTTTATCTATTGGTCTCCATGCTGGCTTAGTTTGGGGTTATTATATTATTGATGTTGGGCAATTAGTAGTTTATTCCGACAAGGTTGCTCCCTGGATTACTGGCATTAATCGCGATCCTACTGCTGGAATAATGGGATTGCTATTTCTTGGTTTGGTTGCTTGGTGGATGAAGCGCAATCATTACAGTAATTAG